In Juglans microcarpa x Juglans regia isolate MS1-56 chromosome 8D, Jm3101_v1.0, whole genome shotgun sequence, the following are encoded in one genomic region:
- the LOC121241826 gene encoding transcription factor HEC2-like isoform X1 translates to MDVKQLRSENQMEMMMMMEMNKLLPVFSEAYNSVAELPPPEQFSGASSGNKVGAMPQYIDIEPHMASPSFVNLPSSTVSFTNTNPIHQESSAPISFLSSTSIGKWRGDLSGAGSFSAPSQKRNSMAAMREMIFRIAAMQPIHIDPESVKPPKRRNVKISKDPQSVAARHRRERISERIRILQRLVPGGTKMDTASMLDEAIHYVKFLKTQVQSLERAAANRPTGIGFPVAMSSGSYLPAMAKAFQAPQNVQPFEDAN, encoded by the coding sequence ATGGATGTAAAGCAGTTAAGGTCTGAGAACCAgatggagatgatgatgatgatggagatgAACAAGCTTCTTCCAGTATTCAGTGAGGCCTACAACAGCGTTGCTGAATTGCCACCGCCGGAACAGTTTTCTGGTGCGAGCAGCGGCAATAAAGTTGGTGCCATGCCGCAGTACATAGATATTGAACCCCATATGGCTTCTCCCTCGTTCGTAAACCTCCCATCCAGTACTGTTTCATTCACTAACACTAACCCAATTCATCAAGAGTCATCAGCACCAATATCTTTCTTATCCAGCACCTCCATTGGGAAGTGGAGAGGTGATTTATCTGGTGCAGGTTCGTTTTCTGCACCTTCCCAGAAGCGGAATTCCATGGCTGCAATGAGGGAAATGATCTTCCGGATTGCCGCCATGCAGCCAATCCACATAGACCCGGAGTCAGTGAAGCCTCCCAAGAGAAGGAACGTGAAGATATCGAAGGATCCTCAGAGCGTGGCCGCGCGCCATAGGAGAGAGAGGATAAGTGAGAGGATAAGGATTCTGCAGAGACTTGTCCCAGGAGGGACCAAAATGGACACTGCCTCCATGTTGGATGAAGCAATTCACTATGTGAAGTTCTTGAAAACCCAGGTGCAATCCCTGGAACGAGCCGCGGCTAATCGGCCAACTGGGATAGGGTTCCCGGTGGCCATGTCCAGTGGGAGTTACCTCCCGGCCATGGCTAAGGCTTTTCAGGCTCCTCAAAATGTGCAGCCTTTCGAagatgctaattaa
- the LOC121241826 gene encoding transcription factor HEC2-like isoform X2 has protein sequence MEMMMMMEMNKLLPVFSEAYNSVAELPPPEQFSGASSGNKVGAMPQYIDIEPHMASPSFVNLPSSTVSFTNTNPIHQESSAPISFLSSTSIGKWRGDLSGAGSFSAPSQKRNSMAAMREMIFRIAAMQPIHIDPESVKPPKRRNVKISKDPQSVAARHRRERISERIRILQRLVPGGTKMDTASMLDEAIHYVKFLKTQVQSLERAAANRPTGIGFPVAMSSGSYLPAMAKAFQAPQNVQPFEDAN, from the coding sequence atggagatgatgatgatgatggagatgAACAAGCTTCTTCCAGTATTCAGTGAGGCCTACAACAGCGTTGCTGAATTGCCACCGCCGGAACAGTTTTCTGGTGCGAGCAGCGGCAATAAAGTTGGTGCCATGCCGCAGTACATAGATATTGAACCCCATATGGCTTCTCCCTCGTTCGTAAACCTCCCATCCAGTACTGTTTCATTCACTAACACTAACCCAATTCATCAAGAGTCATCAGCACCAATATCTTTCTTATCCAGCACCTCCATTGGGAAGTGGAGAGGTGATTTATCTGGTGCAGGTTCGTTTTCTGCACCTTCCCAGAAGCGGAATTCCATGGCTGCAATGAGGGAAATGATCTTCCGGATTGCCGCCATGCAGCCAATCCACATAGACCCGGAGTCAGTGAAGCCTCCCAAGAGAAGGAACGTGAAGATATCGAAGGATCCTCAGAGCGTGGCCGCGCGCCATAGGAGAGAGAGGATAAGTGAGAGGATAAGGATTCTGCAGAGACTTGTCCCAGGAGGGACCAAAATGGACACTGCCTCCATGTTGGATGAAGCAATTCACTATGTGAAGTTCTTGAAAACCCAGGTGCAATCCCTGGAACGAGCCGCGGCTAATCGGCCAACTGGGATAGGGTTCCCGGTGGCCATGTCCAGTGGGAGTTACCTCCCGGCCATGGCTAAGGCTTTTCAGGCTCCTCAAAATGTGCAGCCTTTCGAagatgctaattaa